A part of Gemmobacter sp. 24YEA27 genomic DNA contains:
- a CDS encoding ABC transporter substrate-binding protein — MTWSTDRRSLLKAGGAFMATLTAGIPNLAWSQSGSTLRLRVAGDFQAIDPYNMVGAIDDILQRCCTVTLVRLPDMREVQAVSPYAASRYEWTSPTTLEFTLHDGLKWTSDFGPVTAEDVKYSFERLAGSDSAWAYQFEKLDRVEVTGEKTGIIHLTDAFRPFEVIALPYYGGHLVCKAATEAAGGSFTTEFPAQCGPYLFDTWEQNAKITLRRNPDWPLEAPAFERVEFYIVTDDQAALLAYEADAFDFSALAVSGFAGLKAAPPAGASLIESPSTRYAWLTINMNATQLQDERVRRAIQLAYDGEAVIEGVYDGLTSRATGVVQSGGQYGRAKNIYDPRDPDQARALLAEAGAEGITLQLYCLTDQTSLSTAQIIQASLSEVGINIEIQPSEDAAYWALGDKTAGEGYKEIELVLMNFAGGIEPTENLVWFRPDQIGIYNWSFFNSPEYETLYQASLTEQDIAKRKEIFNKMEDLMELSGGFIFICFEPYLAIHDTGLKPVILADGHPDPTRFTAG, encoded by the coding sequence ATGACCTGGAGCACCGATCGCCGCAGCCTTCTGAAAGCCGGTGGCGCCTTTATGGCAACCCTGACCGCCGGGATCCCGAACCTCGCCTGGTCACAGTCCGGCAGTACATTGCGCCTGCGGGTTGCCGGCGATTTTCAGGCCATTGATCCCTATAATATGGTCGGCGCAATAGACGACATCCTGCAACGCTGCTGCACGGTCACCCTGGTACGGCTGCCCGACATGCGCGAGGTTCAGGCGGTCTCCCCCTATGCCGCCAGCCGTTACGAATGGACCAGCCCGACCACGCTGGAATTCACCTTGCATGACGGGCTGAAATGGACCAGCGATTTCGGCCCTGTCACCGCCGAGGATGTGAAATATTCCTTCGAGCGCCTGGCAGGCTCTGACAGCGCCTGGGCCTATCAGTTTGAAAAACTCGATCGCGTCGAGGTGACGGGGGAAAAGACCGGCATCATCCACCTGACAGACGCCTTCCGGCCCTTCGAAGTGATCGCCCTGCCCTATTACGGCGGGCATCTGGTCTGCAAAGCCGCGACCGAGGCGGCGGGCGGATCTTTCACCACCGAATTTCCCGCGCAATGCGGCCCCTATCTGTTCGACACATGGGAGCAGAACGCGAAGATCACCCTGCGCCGCAACCCGGACTGGCCGCTGGAAGCACCCGCGTTCGAGAGGGTGGAATTCTACATCGTCACCGATGACCAGGCGGCGCTTCTGGCCTATGAGGCCGATGCCTTCGATTTCTCGGCCCTCGCGGTCAGCGGGTTTGCCGGCCTCAAGGCCGCGCCGCCCGCAGGTGCCAGCCTGATCGAGTCGCCCTCGACCCGCTATGCCTGGCTGACGATCAATATGAATGCGACCCAGCTGCAGGATGAGCGGGTGCGGCGCGCGATCCAGCTGGCCTATGATGGCGAGGCAGTGATCGAGGGCGTCTATGACGGGCTGACCAGCCGCGCGACCGGCGTCGTGCAATCGGGCGGCCAATATGGGCGCGCGAAGAACATCTATGATCCGCGCGATCCTGACCAGGCGCGCGCCCTGCTGGCCGAGGCCGGCGCCGAAGGGATCACTCTGCAGCTTTACTGCCTGACAGACCAGACCTCGCTTTCGACCGCGCAGATCATCCAGGCCAGCCTTTCCGAGGTTGGCATAAATATCGAGATCCAGCCCAGTGAGGACGCGGCTTACTGGGCGCTTGGCGACAAGACCGCCGGCGAGGGGTACAAGGAAATCGAGCTTGTGCTGATGAATTTCGCCGGCGGAATCGAGCCTACCGAAAATCTGGTCTGGTTCCGCCCCGATCAGATCGGCATATATAACTGGTCTTTCTTTAACAGCCCGGAGTATGAAACGCTTTACCAGGCCTCGCTGACCGAACAGGACATTGCGAAACGCAAAGAGATCTTCAACAAAATGGAGGATCTGATGGAACTGTCGGGCGGCTTTATCTTCATCTGTTTCGAGCCTTATCTTGCTATTCACGACACCGGGCTGAAGCCGGTCATTCTGGCGGACGGGCACCCGGACCCTACCCGCTTCACCGCCGGCTGA
- a CDS encoding ABC transporter ATP-binding protein, whose translation MNALYEVSDLRVDMALPGDLLSALLPFRRPVINILNGITLTLNRGETLGIVGESGSGKTTLARTMLGLVPASGGQLRFDGEAVGPAQIRRLRRETAMMFQDAVASLSPRMRIGDLITEPFVIHGPTPANRQARAREMLARVGLPPAMADRYPHELSGGQARRVSVARALALDPALVIADEPTAGLDVSIQGEILNLLSDLKESRGVSFLIITHNLAVVRNTADRIAILYLGRLVETGPAAEVFARPAHPYTASLIASEPDPDPRRRRADLAIKGEIPGLLRRPKGCEFHSRCPRAMNLCRETRPALREIAPGRSVSCHLAVPDLPDLPAARAN comes from the coding sequence ATGAACGCGCTTTACGAGGTCAGCGATCTGCGCGTCGATATGGCGCTGCCGGGCGATCTCCTGTCGGCCCTGCTGCCCTTTCGCCGTCCGGTGATCAACATCCTCAACGGCATCACCCTGACCCTGAACCGGGGCGAGACGCTGGGGATCGTCGGCGAAAGCGGCTCCGGCAAGACCACCCTTGCGCGCACCATGCTTGGCCTTGTGCCCGCAAGCGGCGGCCAGCTGCGCTTTGACGGCGAGGCTGTCGGCCCCGCGCAGATACGCAGGCTGCGGCGCGAGACCGCGATGATGTTTCAGGACGCTGTCGCCTCGCTGTCGCCCCGGATGCGGATCGGTGACCTGATCACCGAACCCTTCGTGATCCATGGCCCGACCCCCGCCAACCGGCAGGCGCGCGCGCGGGAGATGCTGGCGCGGGTCGGCCTGCCGCCCGCCATGGCAGACCGCTATCCGCATGAGCTGTCGGGCGGCCAGGCCCGGCGGGTCAGTGTGGCGCGCGCGCTGGCGCTTGATCCGGCTCTGGTCATTGCGGATGAGCCGACAGCGGGTCTTGATGTCTCGATCCAGGGAGAGATCCTCAACCTGCTCTCGGATCTCAAGGAAAGCCGCGGCGTCAGCTTTCTGATCATCACCCATAATCTGGCGGTGGTGCGTAATACCGCCGACCGCATCGCCATTCTCTATCTCGGGCGGCTGGTCGAAACCGGGCCTGCCGCAGAGGTCTTCGCGAGGCCCGCGCATCCCTATACGGCCAGCCTGATCGCGTCTGAGCCAGATCCCGATCCGCGCCGCCGCCGCGCCGATCTGGCGATCAAAGGAGAGATCCCCGGCCTCCTGCGGCGCCCGAAAGGCTGCGAATTCCACAGCCGTTGCCCGCGGGCGATGAACCTGTGCCGCGAGACACGCCCCGCTTTGCGCGAGATCGCCCCGGGGCGGTCTGTCAGCTGCCATCTCGCCGTCCCTGATTTGCCTGACTTGCCCGCAGCCCGGGCCAATTAA